One Fusobacterium sp. DD2 DNA segment encodes these proteins:
- a CDS encoding ABC transporter ATP-binding protein, producing MREKRLEVRDISFERNGKKILKNISFDMYSEEIVGVIGPNGSGKTTLLKTLNNINEKNSGTIKVKGKDISEFEDKELARNISFMNQNTNIGFDFPCIDVVVLGRYPYLDKFQEYSKKDMEIARKYMELTNTLKFEDKSILSLSGGERQRVLFAKTLTQEAQIVLLDEPTASLDMKYEDEIFRILQGVKEEGKSIIAIIHNLRTAIKYCDRLILLSEGEIIQCGTPEEVITEENLKKIYNIDVRVYKNSINNRLDFCTL from the coding sequence ATGAGAGAGAAAAGATTAGAAGTAAGAGATATTTCCTTTGAAAGAAATGGAAAAAAGATATTGAAAAATATATCTTTTGATATGTACAGTGAAGAGATAGTTGGGGTAATTGGACCAAATGGTTCAGGGAAAACTACTCTTCTTAAGACACTTAACAATATAAATGAAAAAAACAGTGGAACAATAAAAGTGAAGGGAAAGGATATATCAGAGTTTGAGGATAAAGAACTTGCTAGAAATATATCATTTATGAATCAGAATACAAATATTGGTTTTGATTTTCCATGTATAGATGTTGTTGTATTAGGTAGATATCCATATCTTGATAAATTTCAGGAATATTCTAAAAAGGATATGGAGATAGCAAGAAAATATATGGAGCTTACAAATACTTTGAAATTTGAGGACAAGTCTATTTTAAGCCTTTCAGGTGGTGAAAGGCAGAGGGTATTATTTGCTAAGACCTTGACACAGGAAGCTCAGATAGTACTATTAGATGAGCCCACAGCCAGTCTTGATATGAAATATGAAGATGAGATATTTAGAATATTGCAGGGAGTAAAAGAAGAGGGAAAATCAATAATTGCCATAATTCATAATCTAAGAACTGCGATAAAATATTGTGATAGACTTATTTTACTTTCAGAGGGAGAAATAATACAGTGTGGAACCCCTGAAGAGGTTATTACTGAGGAAAATCTAAAGAAAATTTATAATATAGATGTGAGAGTATACAAAAATAGCATCAATAACAGACTTGATTTTTGTACTCTATAA
- a CDS encoding iron ABC transporter permease, which translates to MFKKGKFNIIISLMLIGIILISLFYGAVKVPLPDILKIIVNKIFRTDFEISRKNFTSIVFYVRFPRVMCATLVGGALGICGCAIQSMLKNPIADAGIIGISSGASLGAIIAIATGITTKFIFGMPILAIIFALLIAGIIYRFSVIRGKADSILLVLSGIAISSFVGAISAFILTSLVDSQIKEYLFWSIGNLSGLRWEHFYYGVGPVLLLSLILMSYGKELNILLLGDEEAKSVGVNIRKTRRKILAVVAFLTSVAVCIAGNIGFVGLIVPHILRKIIGSDNRKLLKSSFLAGAFFLVLSDLVSRIALAPKEISVGIITCLIGAPYFIYLIMKIRSEGRGI; encoded by the coding sequence ATGTTTAAAAAAGGAAAATTTAATATAATTATTTCCTTAATGTTAATTGGAATTATACTAATTTCGTTATTTTATGGAGCTGTAAAAGTTCCATTGCCAGATATATTAAAAATAATTGTAAATAAGATATTTAGAACAGATTTTGAAATATCGAGAAAAAACTTTACTTCAATAGTTTTTTATGTACGTTTTCCCAGAGTGATGTGTGCTACATTAGTAGGTGGTGCTTTGGGAATATGTGGGTGTGCAATACAGAGTATGCTTAAAAATCCAATAGCAGATGCTGGAATAATTGGAATATCAAGTGGTGCAAGTTTAGGAGCTATAATTGCAATAGCAACAGGAATAACTACTAAATTTATATTTGGTATGCCAATTCTTGCAATAATTTTTGCTCTTTTAATAGCTGGAATAATTTATAGATTTTCAGTGATTAGAGGTAAGGCAGATTCAATACTTTTGGTATTATCAGGAATTGCTATAAGCAGTTTTGTTGGTGCTATCTCAGCATTTATACTTACATCATTGGTAGATTCTCAAATAAAAGAGTATCTTTTTTGGTCAATTGGGAATTTAAGTGGTTTGAGATGGGAACACTTTTATTATGGAGTAGGGCCAGTATTGCTATTGAGCCTAATTCTTATGAGTTATGGGAAAGAACTGAATATCTTACTTTTAGGAGATGAAGAGGCTAAATCTGTAGGAGTAAATATTAGAAAAACCAGAAGAAAAATATTGGCAGTAGTTGCATTTCTAACATCTGTAGCTGTATGTATTGCTGGAAACATAGGATTTGTTGGACTTATTGTTCCACATATTTTAAGAAAAATCATTGGGTCGGATAATAGAAAACTTCTAAAAAGTTCATTTTTAGCAGGAGCATTTTTTCTTGTTTTAAGTGATCTGGTATCGAGAATTGCACTGGCACCAAAAGAGATAAGTGTAGGAATAATAACTTGTCTTATAGGAGCACCATATTTTATATATCTGATTATGAAGATTCGTAGTGAGGGTAGGGGAATATGA
- a CDS encoding ABC transporter substrate-binding protein — MKKILVILFTVLLFITSFGESQYKHIASLNLSSDEMLTALVAPERIVGLSGKISEDKDMSNIPEIAKKFPKIEKNLETLLSLNPDLVVGADWIDSSYLQSIKDAGIDVYIYKTPKTYAEQKKIILDLAKTVGEEKKGEEIVNDMDRRVKKVQEKIKALGLQYKPKVMLYTPYETTSDENTSFNDLVKLIGGVNPVVGSGVNSFQKISKEKVIELDPDVIIVPVWSNNLDNDKFFDYLLKDSSFRDMNAVKNKNIYGIPYKKLSPTSQYMIGGIEEMAKVVYQLED; from the coding sequence ATGAAGAAAATACTGGTAATACTATTTACTGTTCTCCTGTTTATAACATCTTTTGGGGAAAGTCAATATAAGCACATAGCCTCATTAAATCTTAGCAGTGATGAGATGTTAACAGCTTTAGTAGCACCTGAAAGAATAGTTGGACTCTCTGGAAAAATAAGTGAAGATAAGGATATGTCAAATATTCCTGAAATTGCTAAAAAATTTCCAAAGATAGAGAAAAATCTTGAAACACTTTTAAGTCTTAATCCTGATCTTGTTGTTGGAGCAGATTGGATTGATTCAAGCTATCTTCAGAGTATAAAAGATGCTGGAATAGATGTATATATCTATAAAACTCCTAAAACTTATGCAGAGCAAAAGAAGATTATATTAGATCTTGCTAAAACTGTTGGAGAGGAAAAAAAGGGAGAAGAGATAGTTAATGATATGGATAGAAGAGTTAAAAAAGTGCAGGAGAAAATAAAAGCACTTGGACTTCAGTACAAGCCTAAAGTGATGCTTTATACTCCATATGAAACAACAAGTGATGAGAATACAAGCTTTAATGATCTTGTAAAATTAATTGGAGGAGTTAATCCAGTAGTTGGTAGTGGAGTAAATAGTTTTCAAAAGATATCTAAGGAGAAAGTAATTGAACTGGATCCTGATGTGATAATTGTTCCTGTGTGGTCAAATAATCTAGATAATGACAAATTTTTTGATTATCTTTTAAAAGATTCAAGTTTTAGAGATATGAATGCAGTAAAAAATAAAAATATATATGGAATTCCGTATAAAAAATTATCACCAACTTCACAATATATGATAGGTGGTATAGAAGAAATGGCAAAGGTCGTTTATCAGTTGGAGGATTAA
- a CDS encoding energy transducer TonB, giving the protein MKFYILSFILHIIVIFSVFQCSAPEGKIVDSKNVTVYLNELNMGPAQAPPALHQEKKEEKKEEVKPKKKKTIKKEEKKNPKRVKAVKEEKIQDTKEESVEEETVSAPSNPFSGMGVEGGTYVGDQKNMGGFGYQIRREVDPKYPMMAKKVGFKDEVVIKTKFLVGLDGKVEKVIFLDNFERYGFHKEVEKALYKWEFAPIIYHGKPIKMYFYKDFRFNVKNG; this is encoded by the coding sequence ATGAAATTTTATATACTTTCTTTTATCCTGCATATAATTGTTATTTTTTCTGTATTTCAGTGTTCTGCACCTGAGGGAAAGATAGTAGACAGTAAGAATGTAACTGTTTATTTAAATGAACTTAATATGGGTCCTGCTCAGGCTCCTCCTGCTTTACATCAGGAAAAGAAAGAGGAAAAAAAGGAAGAGGTAAAGCCTAAGAAAAAGAAGACCATTAAAAAAGAGGAGAAGAAAAATCCAAAGAGAGTAAAAGCAGTTAAAGAGGAAAAAATTCAAGATACAAAAGAGGAATCTGTAGAAGAAGAGACAGTTTCCGCTCCATCAAATCCATTCTCAGGGATGGGTGTAGAAGGAGGAACCTATGTTGGAGACCAGAAGAATATGGGAGGATTTGGATATCAAATTAGAAGAGAAGTGGATCCAAAATACCCTATGATGGCTAAAAAAGTAGGTTTCAAAGATGAAGTTGTAATAAAAACTAAATTTTTAGTAGGACTGGATGGAAAAGTAGAGAAAGTTATATTTTTAGATAACTTTGAAAGATATGGGTTCCATAAAGAAGTAGAAAAAGCGTTATATAAATGGGAGTTTGCTCCTATTATATATCATGGAAAACCAATAAAAATGTATTTTTATAAAGATTTTAGATTTAATGTAAAAAATGGATAG
- a CDS encoding biopolymer transporter ExbD, with translation MRELQRSKGMINPDLTPLIDVVFQLLIFFMLVTTFSQYTKFDMNLPQSNVQAADKIETEVELIIDRNQNYFIKTGDTSIEITKENLVEKVREVMEGRKDRVLVISADKDLRYEVVIETMGQVKNAGIEKIEINTIK, from the coding sequence ATGAGAGAACTTCAGAGAAGTAAAGGGATGATAAATCCAGATTTGACACCTCTCATAGACGTTGTATTTCAACTTTTAATCTTTTTTATGCTTGTAACAACATTCAGTCAGTATACAAAATTTGATATGAATCTTCCACAGTCAAATGTTCAGGCTGCTGATAAGATAGAGACAGAAGTGGAACTTATAATAGATAGAAATCAAAATTATTTTATAAAGACTGGAGATACATCTATTGAAATAACTAAAGAGAATTTAGTTGAAAAGGTAAGAGAGGTAATGGAAGGCCGTAAAGACCGTGTTTTAGTAATAAGTGCTGATAAAGATCTGAGATATGAAGTTGTTATTGAAACTATGGGACAGGTTAAAAATGCAGGAATAGAAAAAATAGAGATTAATACTATAAAGTAG
- a CDS encoding MotA/TolQ/ExbB proton channel family protein: MYNYFIEGGAMMWLLAVLSILGLGTILERISYFLLHEKKTTKEFKDNIIKLVREHKEDEAIALCDTVNNSVSRTIKAILLAYKNENDLYESKEKLMKEKALEQIEVLEKRLSILGVVAYISPMAGLLGTVLGMIKSFKAIALQGAGDPNVVANGISEALVTTAAGLLIAIPAIIAYHTFNRKVNKIMLEIEKTSTALINIKDRGDEKR, translated from the coding sequence ATGTATAATTATTTTATTGAAGGCGGAGCTATGATGTGGCTTCTAGCTGTTTTATCTATATTGGGATTGGGGACTATTTTAGAGAGAATTAGTTATTTTCTTTTACATGAAAAGAAGACAACTAAGGAGTTTAAAGATAATATTATAAAATTGGTAAGAGAGCATAAAGAGGATGAAGCTATCGCTCTTTGTGACACTGTTAATAACTCTGTATCAAGAACTATAAAAGCTATTTTACTTGCATATAAAAATGAAAATGATCTATATGAAAGTAAGGAAAAATTGATGAAAGAAAAAGCTTTGGAGCAGATTGAAGTATTGGAAAAAAGACTTTCAATCTTAGGAGTAGTAGCATACATCTCTCCTATGGCTGGACTTTTAGGAACTGTTCTTGGAATGATTAAATCATTTAAAGCAATAGCTTTACAGGGAGCTGGGGATCCAAATGTAGTTGCAAATGGTATATCAGAAGCTCTGGTTACAACTGCTGCAGGACTATTAATAGCAATTCCAGCTATTATTGCATACCATACTTTTAATAGAAAAGTAAATAAGATAATGTTAGAGATAGAAAAGACTTCAACAGCATTGATTAATATAAAAGATAGAGGAGATGAAAAAAGATAA
- a CDS encoding AAA family ATPase, translating to MFLKEMRIINWQCIKSTVINFENLMLFIGQSNSGKSSIMSAIMYFLNHRGLRSRDFRNGELYLQVEGRFYNRKREKFSVHGEKVNYKNFWIKVYQRLGHGPKYYCRYTNEWIEISEDEYITIVKMTPVLFIPTVSELEETEFFIRNLLDNLDVRNIEENESFRKINRIFNELQRDYTSHGLYRNLIFEIICEISAQSEKAKRAILEDTILIYEEPELYLHPQREKELFHCLSSICKLGGQVYVTTHSSNFVSLDHYRSICIIRKEKKRGTKAFQFRGKLFHDDEIKNFNMNYWINPDRSELFFAKKVILVEGQTDKIVLGYLAKRLGIFKYDYSIVECGSKSLIPQFIKLLNIFSIPYIAVYDKDNHLWRSPEELENSNRKNQTIQNCINKNIGSYVEFENDIEEEIYSENRERKNYKNKPFYALKTVSVKDYKLPGRLENKVRKIFE from the coding sequence ATGTTTTTAAAGGAAATGAGAATTATAAATTGGCAATGTATAAAGAGTACAGTTATAAATTTTGAAAATCTGATGCTGTTTATAGGTCAGAGTAACAGTGGTAAATCAAGCATAATGTCAGCTATTATGTATTTTTTAAATCATAGAGGTTTAAGAAGTAGAGATTTTAGAAATGGTGAGCTATATCTTCAGGTTGAGGGAAGATTTTATAATAGAAAGAGAGAAAAGTTTAGTGTCCATGGAGAAAAGGTAAACTATAAAAATTTCTGGATAAAAGTATATCAGAGATTAGGGCATGGGCCAAAATATTACTGTAGATATACTAATGAGTGGATTGAAATATCAGAGGACGAGTATATTACAATAGTTAAAATGACGCCAGTTCTGTTTATTCCTACAGTTTCTGAACTTGAAGAGACTGAGTTTTTTATACGTAATCTTTTAGATAATCTGGACGTGAGAAATATAGAGGAAAATGAATCATTTAGAAAGATAAATCGTATTTTTAATGAGCTTCAAAGGGATTATACGAGCCATGGATTATATAGAAATCTTATATTTGAAATAATCTGTGAAATTTCAGCTCAATCAGAAAAAGCAAAAAGAGCAATTTTAGAAGATACAATACTTATATATGAAGAGCCAGAATTATATCTGCATCCTCAAAGAGAGAAAGAACTATTCCATTGTTTAAGCAGTATATGCAAGTTGGGAGGTCAGGTATATGTAACAACACACTCAAGTAATTTTGTGAGTCTGGATCATTATAGATCTATCTGTATAATCAGAAAAGAGAAAAAACGTGGAACAAAAGCTTTTCAATTTAGAGGAAAACTATTCCATGATGATGAGATAAAAAATTTCAATATGAACTATTGGATTAATCCTGACAGAAGTGAACTTTTCTTTGCCAAGAAAGTGATATTAGTTGAAGGACAGACAGATAAAATAGTTTTAGGTTATCTTGCTAAGAGATTGGGAATATTTAAATATGACTACTCTATAGTTGAATGTGGTAGTAAAAGTTTGATACCTCAATTTATAAAACTTCTAAATATTTTCTCTATTCCATATATAGCAGTGTATGACAAAGATAATCACCTTTGGAGAAGCCCTGAAGAGTTGGAAAATTCAAATAGAAAAAATCAGACTATTCAAAATTGTATAAATAAAAATATAGGTAGTTATGTAGAATTTGAAAATGATATTGAAGAAGAGATCTATTCAGAAAACCGTGAGAGAAAAAATTATAAGAACAAACCTTTTTATGCATTGAAAACAGTAAGTGTGAAGGATTATAAACTACCTGGAAGACTGGAAAATAAAGTAAGAAAAATATTTGAATAA
- a CDS encoding murein L,D-transpeptidase catalytic domain family protein, translating into MIKKVLLGLTLLSSLAFGETFKTDRQIKNLYNQLHIQNKLTYSTFHKAIKGYNKIQNKKEGTITIVDFAKPSNEERFFVIDLNRKKVDYSTYVSHGKNSGVVDAVKFSNIANSYQSSLGFYLTSESYEGNNGYSLRLNGLEPGINSNALKRNIVVHGADYATKEFIDKYGFLGRSLGCPAIPSNISKEVIDYIKGGTVLYINGDDAHYFEKSAYASL; encoded by the coding sequence ATGATAAAAAAAGTGCTTTTAGGTTTAACTTTACTAAGCTCACTGGCATTTGGTGAAACATTTAAAACTGATCGACAGATTAAAAATCTATATAATCAATTACATATTCAGAATAAACTTACTTATTCAACCTTTCATAAAGCTATTAAAGGGTATAATAAAATCCAGAATAAAAAAGAAGGAACAATTACAATTGTGGATTTTGCTAAACCCTCAAATGAAGAAAGATTTTTCGTAATTGATCTAAATCGTAAAAAAGTCGACTATTCCACATATGTTTCTCACGGGAAAAATTCAGGTGTAGTAGATGCTGTAAAATTTTCAAATATTGCGAATTCATATCAAAGTTCTCTAGGATTTTATCTTACATCAGAATCTTATGAAGGAAATAATGGATACTCTCTAAGACTTAATGGTCTGGAACCTGGAATAAATTCAAATGCACTTAAAAGAAATATTGTAGTGCATGGTGCAGATTATGCAACAAAAGAATTTATTGATAAATATGGTTTCCTTGGAAGAAGCCTCGGTTGTCCGGCTATTCCAAGCAATATTTCAAAAGAAGTCATCGACTATATTAAAGGTGGTACAGTGTTATACATAAACGGTGATGATGCTCATTATTTTGAAAAAAGTGCCTATGCTTCACTATAA
- a CDS encoding MgtC/SapB family protein, protein MNTFSDVLTLQEICIRILMSIFIGGIIGYERGHQNRPAGFRTHILVCLGAAIVSMVQDQLRINLHNYTLQFPEVAQVMKTDLGRIGAQVVSGIGFLGAGTIMRDKGVIGGLTTAASIWTTGCVGLGIGWGFYNIAIPAVIAVIIVLVILKKLEVILIERKHIVKVEVHFKPDANLGQAMVKNYEKLKELNVQLKKLDKSYDNRVATYTLLVPKQMNQFDIVTQLSLCECVEQVHV, encoded by the coding sequence ATGAATACTTTCAGTGATGTTTTAACTTTACAGGAAATCTGCATTAGAATCTTGATGTCAATCTTTATTGGTGGAATAATAGGTTATGAACGTGGACATCAAAATAGACCAGCAGGTTTTAGAACACATATATTAGTGTGCTTAGGAGCAGCTATCGTATCAATGGTTCAAGATCAATTGAGAATCAATCTTCATAATTATACATTACAATTTCCAGAAGTTGCACAGGTTATGAAAACTGACCTGGGAAGAATTGGAGCACAGGTAGTTAGTGGTATCGGATTTTTAGGTGCTGGAACAATAATGAGAGATAAAGGAGTTATTGGAGGACTTACTACTGCAGCATCAATTTGGACAACTGGGTGTGTTGGATTAGGAATAGGTTGGGGATTTTATAATATTGCAATACCAGCGGTAATTGCAGTTATAATAGTTCTTGTAATTCTAAAAAAATTAGAAGTTATCTTAATAGAGAGAAAACATATAGTAAAAGTTGAAGTTCATTTTAAACCAGATGCAAATTTAGGACAGGCAATGGTAAAAAATTATGAAAAATTAAAAGAACTTAATGTTCAACTAAAAAAACTTGATAAAAGTTATGATAACAGAGTAGCAACTTATACTCTTCTTGTTCCTAAACAAATGAATCAATTTGATATAGTTACTCAGCTGTCTCTATGTGAATGTGTAGAACAGGTGCATGTATAA
- a CDS encoding glycerophosphodiester phosphodiesterase, which translates to MTKNFAHRGFSGKYPENTMLAFEKAIAEGVDGIELDVQLTKDGEVVIIHDETIDRTTNGKGYVVEYTYEELSKFDASYIYTGKMGFNKIPTLREYFELVKDLDIVTNIELKTGINEYLGIEEKVWDMIKEFGLQDRIIISSFNHFSVMRMKKLAPEMKYGFLSEDWIIDAGKYTHSHGVQCYHPRFNNLIPEVIDELKSYGLEINTWTVNKEEDMRYLISHGIDAIIGNYPDLAKKIIMEK; encoded by the coding sequence ATGACTAAGAATTTTGCACATCGTGGATTTAGTGGCAAATATCCGGAAAATACTATGCTTGCTTTTGAAAAAGCTATAGCAGAGGGAGTAGACGGTATTGAGCTAGATGTACAGCTTACAAAAGATGGAGAAGTAGTAATAATCCATGATGAGACTATTGACCGTACTACAAATGGAAAAGGATATGTAGTAGAGTATACTTATGAAGAATTATCTAAATTTGATGCTTCATATATTTATACTGGGAAAATGGGATTTAATAAGATTCCAACACTGAGAGAATATTTTGAACTTGTTAAAGATTTAGATATTGTAACAAATATTGAATTAAAAACAGGAATAAATGAGTATCTTGGTATTGAAGAGAAAGTATGGGATATGATTAAAGAATTTGGTCTTCAAGATAGAATTATCATATCAAGCTTTAATCATTTTTCAGTAATGAGAATGAAAAAATTAGCTCCAGAAATGAAATATGGATTCCTTTCAGAGGACTGGATTATAGATGCTGGAAAATATACACATTCTCATGGGGTACAATGTTATCACCCAAGATTTAACAATTTGATTCCAGAAGTTATAGATGAGCTAAAATCTTATGGATTGGAAATAAATACTTGGACAGTTAACAAAGAAGAGGATATGAGATATCTTATATCTCACGGGATAGATGCAATAATTGGTAACTATCCAGATTTAGCTAAAAAGATAATAATGGAAAAATAA